A genomic window from Triticum urartu cultivar G1812 chromosome 7, Tu2.1, whole genome shotgun sequence includes:
- the LOC125517964 gene encoding zinc finger CCCH domain-containing protein 44-like, giving the protein MDAGRKRAVPEGTNGGAAVKRARESESVQTGVGSKSKPCTKFFSTAGCPFGSSCHFLHNFPGGHQAVSKMTNLGGPAVSAPQGRMPMGPGVPDGPPTPSLKTRLCNKFNTAEGCKWGNKCHFAHGERELGKPMLLNNSMAPPMGPRPNGHFQPSPMPGPDMVPPSTFGASATAKISVDASLAGAIIGKGGVNTKHISRMTGAKLAIRDNEADPNHKNIELEGSFDQVNHASAMVKELILRIGGNAPPQAKNPGRGPAGGGGGSNFKTKLCDNFNKGSCTFGDRCHFAHGESELRKSAAA; this is encoded by the exons ATGGACGCGGGCCGCAAGAGGGCCGTGCCGGAGGGCACCAACGGCGGCGCCGCCGTCAAGCGCGCCAGAG AATCGGAGTCGGTTCAAACGGGTGTAGGAAGCAAATCGAAGCCATGCACCAAATTTTTCAG CACTGCTGGTTGTCCCTTTGGTTCAAGTTGCCATTTTCTCCATAACTTCCCTGGAGGTCACCAGGCTGTTTCAAAGATGACCAACTTGGGTGGTCCAGCTGTTTCAGCTCCTCAAGGAAGAATGCCCATGGGACCTGGTGTTCCTGATGGGCCACCTACACCCAGCTTGAAGACTCGCTTGTGTAACAAGTTCAACACAGCAGAAGGCTGTAAATGGGGGAACAAGTGTCATTTTGCTCATGGAGAGAGGGAGCTCGGAAAGCCCATGCTGTTGAACAACTCGATGGCACCTCCAATGGGACCAAGACCCAACGGTCACTTCCAGCCCTCACCGATGCCTGGCCCAGACATGGTTCCTCCCTCAACCTTTGGCGCATCGGCCACAGCCAAGATCAGTGTTGATGCATCCCTTGCTGGCGCCATTATTGGGAAAGGTGGAGTCAACACGAAGCACATATCCCGAATGACTGGGGCCAAGCTAGCCATCCGGGATAATGAGGCAGACCCCAACCATAAAAACATTGAGCTCGAGGGATCGTTCGATCAGGTCAACCATGCGAGTGCAATGGTGAAAGAGCTGATTCTCCGCATTGGCGGCAACGCCCCTCCTCAAGCAAAGAACCCGGGGAGGGGGCCTGCAGGTGGTGGTGGGGGAAGCAACTTCAAGACCAAGCTGTGTGACAACTTCAACAAAGGCTCTTGCACATTTGGAGACAGATGCCACTTCGCTCATGGTGAGAGTGAACTGCGCAAGTCGGCTGCGGCTTGA